The Gemmatimonadota bacterium nucleotide sequence CGGGCGGCGTGTTCTCGGCCGACGCGGACCGGCTGGCTCGCGCCCGCGAGGACTTCCACGTGGGCAACCTGTACCTGAATCGCAAGATCACGGGAGCGCTGGTCGGGGTGCAGCCGTTCGGTGGCTTCAACATGTCCGGGACCGACTCCAAGGCCGGCGGACCGGACTACCTGCTGCTGTTCACGCAGCCCAAGACCATATCGGAACGGGTGGCCTAGGGGCCGTAGCGGGACTAGATTATCTTAAGCGATAATCACTATTGATTCGTGGAAGACGAGATGAGCCGCCAGAAGGAAATCGAGGACGTTCTCACGGCGCTTCGGCCTGCCTTGCATGCCGACGGCGGCGACGTGGAGTTCGTCGACTTCGATGAGGGCGACGGCGTGGTTCGGCTCCGGCTGCTGGGGCTGTGCGAGACGTGCCCCATCTCCTCGGTCACCCTCAAGCAGGGCATCGAACGGAGGCTCGTTGCGGCGGTCCCGGGCGTGCGCCAGGTTCTGGCAATCTAGCCGAAGCGATCCCGGACGTCCCGCCAGGTAGCCCTGCCGACGTCCGCTGACCTCGCGAGGCCGGCACCCTCCGGTGGCCGGCCTCGCGCATAGAGAAGACAGCCATATGATCGATAGAGACGAGATTCTGAAGGCGGCCCGCGGCGCGCTTTCGGACGTCCGACACCCCGAGCACGGCGCCGACGTGCTTTCGGCCGGCAAGGTCCAGGATCTGGAGGTGTCGGAGGACGGCATCGTGCGCTTCCTGTTCGTCCTCGGCCCGGACGACCCGGGGACGCTCGTGCGCGAGTCGCGCGCTGCGGTGGAGAGCATCGAGGGAGTGACCCGGGCGCGCATCGACGTGCGGCTGCCCAAG carries:
- a CDS encoding NifU family protein; this encodes MSRQKEIEDVLTALRPALHADGGDVEFVDFDEGDGVVRLRLLGLCETCPISSVTLKQGIERRLVAAVPGVRQVLAI